In Candidatus Limnocylindrales bacterium, a single window of DNA contains:
- a CDS encoding thermonuclease family protein — protein sequence MGRRPSARGSSKDQVAKIPRSLEGQVVEVKDGDTIKVLGEDGQAITCRLYGIDAPEVPHRRENGQPYGEEALEELSRLVYGKVVYIETTGERTYNREVCHVFLKNGTKQDVSLEMVKRGYAWAYRQYLGRAYASDYLEAEEKAREAEKGLWKQKNPQPPWEFRKLNSRRV from the coding sequence ATGGGTCGACGGCCATCGGCTCGCGGATCTTCAAAGGATCAGGTAGCCAAAATACCCCGGAGCTTAGAAGGGCAGGTAGTTGAAGTCAAAGACGGGGATACCATTAAAGTACTGGGAGAAGATGGACAGGCGATAACGTGCAGATTATACGGAATTGATGCACCGGAGGTTCCCCACAGGCGTGAAAATGGACAGCCCTATGGAGAGGAAGCTTTAGAGGAATTATCCCGTTTAGTTTATGGAAAGGTAGTCTACATTGAAACCACCGGGGAGAGAACTTACAACCGGGAAGTTTGCCATGTTTTTTTGAAAAATGGGACAAAACAAGATGTAAGTCTTGAAATGGTCAAACGAGGCTACGCCTGGGCCTATCGGCAGTATTTGGGAAGAGCCTACGCCTCTGACTATCTTGAAGCAGAAGAAAAGGCAAGGGAAGCGGAAAAGGGACTGTGGAAGCAAAAAAATCCACAACCCCCCTGGGAGTTTAGAAAACTCAATTCGAGAAGGGTATAA
- a CDS encoding cyclase family protein: MTNKLPYIISAVTLILALATWAGSNPGVDLNQLAQAIVKKDILVLDMSHALNEKIPVIQLPPPLANSPGYTSHLISKYDEKGPAWYWNWIEVGEHTGTHFDAPCHWITGKDKACVDKVPVDQLISQAVVIDVVEKAKANPNYLLTKQDVLDWEKKNGKVPENAVVIMKTGWGDLQSDAKKFLGLDPDGKPKWPGFSMEVSEFLVKERNVNGIGTEAVGLDAGNAASFNPPFPAHYVMLGAGKYMLTSLANVDKLPAKGALLIAMPMKLEGGSGSPVRVLALVPKG; the protein is encoded by the coding sequence ATGACTAACAAACTACCTTATATTATTTCTGCCGTTACCTTAATTTTAGCCCTGGCCACCTGGGCCGGTTCCAACCCGGGAGTAGACCTTAATCAGCTTGCCCAGGCCATTGTCAAGAAAGATATCCTGGTTCTGGATATGTCCCATGCTCTCAATGAAAAGATACCGGTTATTCAACTTCCACCTCCCCTGGCCAATAGTCCCGGCTACACAAGCCATTTGATTTCCAAGTATGACGAGAAGGGTCCTGCCTGGTATTGGAACTGGATTGAAGTGGGAGAACATACCGGAACCCATTTCGATGCGCCCTGCCACTGGATCACAGGCAAAGACAAAGCCTGCGTAGATAAAGTTCCGGTAGATCAGTTGATTTCTCAAGCGGTTGTTATCGACGTGGTCGAAAAAGCCAAAGCAAATCCGAATTATCTTTTAACGAAGCAGGATGTTCTGGACTGGGAGAAGAAAAACGGTAAAGTTCCGGAAAACGCTGTGGTTATCATGAAAACAGGCTGGGGAGATCTGCAATCTGATGCTAAAAAATTTCTGGGTTTAGATCCCGACGGAAAACCTAAATGGCCCGGGTTCTCCATGGAAGTATCTGAATTCCTCGTAAAAGAACGGAATGTAAACGGGATTGGAACGGAGGCCGTGGGACTGGATGCAGGTAATGCCGCTTCTTTTAATCCACCTTTTCCGGCCCACTATGTGATGCTGGGAGCCGGGAAGTATATGTTAACAAGCCTGGCCAATGTAGACAAGCTACCCGCTAAGGGAGCCCTGCTCATCGCCATGCCTATGAAACTGGAAGGGGGATCGGGAAGTCCGGTAAGGGTTCTGGCCCTGGTACCTAAGGGATAA
- the speY gene encoding deoxyhypusine synthase — protein sequence MKSKSKFLRGNKIDPQPIHPSISIVDLVDRTFMAYNAARLREICHLFTRKILEDNVTVGMSLTGALTPAGLGISSLIPLITHGFIDWIVSTGANLYHDIHFGIGLDLYQGTHQVNDVVLRQEGVIRIYDIFFDYEVLLSTDAFFQQIITAPEFQREMSTAEFHYLAGRYVHEREKALGLGTRSLLSAAYQYGVPIYTPSPGDSSIGMNIAAKALEGNGLKIDVSRDVNETAAIVLGAKRSGGKSAVFILGGGSPKNFLLQTEPQLQEVLGIQEKGHDYFIQITDARPDTGGLSGATPSEAVSWGKVNPDQLPDTVVCYLDSTVALPIITAYAVAKHPPRKLKRLYDQRERLLDELKKGYLSK from the coding sequence ATGAAATCGAAAAGCAAATTTCTACGAGGAAATAAAATCGATCCACAACCTATTCATCCGTCCATATCCATTGTTGATCTTGTGGATAGGACTTTTATGGCTTATAACGCGGCCCGGCTTCGTGAGATCTGTCACCTGTTTACCCGGAAAATATTAGAAGACAATGTCACGGTAGGAATGAGCTTGACCGGTGCTTTAACGCCGGCCGGTTTGGGTATTTCATCGCTTATCCCCCTTATTACCCATGGGTTCATCGACTGGATCGTGAGTACCGGAGCCAATCTTTATCACGACATACACTTTGGAATCGGCCTGGATTTGTATCAAGGAACCCACCAGGTTAACGACGTAGTCCTTCGTCAGGAAGGGGTTATTCGCATTTATGATATTTTTTTTGATTACGAGGTACTACTTTCAACTGATGCCTTCTTCCAACAGATAATAACCGCTCCGGAATTTCAACGCGAGATGAGTACGGCAGAGTTCCATTATCTGGCTGGTCGCTATGTTCATGAACGGGAGAAGGCTTTAGGCCTTGGAACCAGATCCCTCCTTTCGGCGGCTTATCAATATGGGGTTCCCATTTATACCCCTTCCCCTGGAGATAGTTCCATTGGGATGAACATTGCAGCCAAAGCTCTGGAGGGAAATGGCCTAAAAATAGATGTTTCCAGAGATGTGAACGAAACGGCTGCCATCGTCCTAGGTGCTAAGCGCTCAGGGGGTAAAAGTGCGGTGTTTATTCTAGGGGGAGGATCGCCTAAAAACTTTCTGCTTCAAACCGAGCCTCAACTCCAGGAAGTTTTAGGTATTCAGGAAAAGGGCCACGATTACTTTATTCAGATTACCGATGCCCGACCGGATACCGGTGGACTTTCCGGCGCGACTCCCTCCGAAGCCGTGAGCTGGGGGAAGGTAAACCCGGATCAACTACCCGATACGGTGGTTTGCTATCTGGATTCCACGGTAGCCCTTCCCATTATTACGGCCTATGCAGTGGCGAAACATCCACCTCGTAAATTAAAACGACTCTATGACCAAAGGGAACGGTTACTGGACGAGTTAAAGAAAGGATATCTTTCTAAGTAA
- a CDS encoding AAA family ATPase: protein MKVLCTGISCSEKGIFMREFQEYCTRRGQPISFFDMGSHILNIAREQGLPLTTEKILDVDEKVLKLMRALALERITRELEKSPGPSFITIHACFRWRGLLLPGFDFNNLDRLRPDIYINIVDNLDDIKRRMQENPQWRDKLNLNEINVWLDEEKFITQILAERYNKPYYLVSRQHPLDNFYDLIFSNKKKVYLSYPITHIEREFPEKIDKIREFGNYLRKYLVLFDPLDIKDTDLLLKQSDEEGQKIEYIDKTEAEKIETRTIDRDYQFIYQSDMIIVLYPTEYLSPGVLSEMNFAHRYNKDVYAVFPYNPSPFFSRLCTQIFKNTGELVENFKKLGIIPEGGVAAPTLGF from the coding sequence GTGAAAGTTCTCTGTACCGGAATAAGTTGTAGTGAAAAAGGCATTTTTATGCGTGAATTTCAGGAGTACTGTACCCGGCGGGGACAGCCTATCAGCTTCTTTGACATGGGAAGCCATATCCTGAATATTGCCAGAGAGCAGGGGCTCCCCCTGACTACAGAAAAGATTCTGGATGTCGATGAGAAAGTCTTGAAACTCATGCGTGCTCTGGCCCTCGAACGAATCACCCGAGAACTGGAGAAAAGCCCGGGGCCTTCTTTTATCACCATTCATGCCTGTTTTCGATGGCGGGGGTTGCTTCTTCCGGGATTTGACTTTAATAATCTGGATCGGCTCAGACCGGATATTTATATCAATATCGTAGATAATCTGGACGATATTAAGCGTCGGATGCAAGAAAATCCCCAGTGGAGGGATAAACTGAATCTCAACGAGATTAATGTCTGGCTGGACGAGGAAAAATTCATTACCCAGATCTTAGCAGAACGGTATAATAAACCCTACTATTTGGTATCCCGGCAGCATCCTCTGGATAATTTCTATGACCTGATTTTTTCAAATAAAAAGAAAGTCTATTTAAGCTATCCCATTACGCATATCGAACGGGAGTTCCCGGAGAAGATCGACAAAATTCGGGAATTCGGTAACTATCTCCGTAAATATCTGGTTCTTTTTGATCCTTTGGATATTAAAGACACCGATCTTCTTTTGAAGCAAAGTGATGAAGAAGGACAGAAAATCGAGTATATTGACAAAACCGAGGCAGAAAAAATTGAAACTCGGACGATCGATCGGGATTATCAGTTTATTTATCAAAGCGATATGATTATTGTTCTTTATCCAACCGAATATTTATCCCCGGGAGTATTGAGCGAAATGAATTTTGCCCATCGTTACAACAAAGACGTCTATGCGGTATTTCCCTATAATCCCTCCCCTTTTTTCTCTCGTCTGTGTACCCAGATCTTCAAGAATACCGGGGAACTGGTTGAAAATTTTAAAAAACTTGGGATTATTCCAGAAGGGGGAGTGGCCGCTCCAACCCTGGGATTCTAA
- a CDS encoding ABC transporter permease codes for MLAFWGIATAYEWVLPALLPPPVEVLKTFVGLFREGDIYIHLAVTLREILLAYLIAVLIGTFLGFLLGGIPYLGEIFEPLLVAISTVPIVILYPFSVLFFGIGSASKIAFAALSGFFPVVINTTWGVRTVNPEFIKAAKSMGAGPHQLFFKVIFPAALPTMISGFRIGMVFVLLAVIGGEFISAKAGIGYKIAQASDMLDTPLLFSYIWVVLILAAGINMLLSLMERKFNIP; via the coding sequence TTGCTGGCTTTTTGGGGAATAGCCACGGCCTATGAATGGGTTCTACCGGCCCTGCTTCCTCCACCTGTCGAGGTTTTGAAAACCTTTGTGGGACTGTTCAGGGAGGGAGATATTTATATCCACCTGGCCGTTACCTTGCGAGAGATCCTCCTGGCTTACTTAATTGCCGTTCTGATAGGAACTTTCCTGGGGTTCCTGTTAGGCGGAATCCCCTATTTGGGTGAGATCTTTGAACCCCTTTTGGTAGCCATCTCGACGGTTCCCATTGTAATTCTATATCCCTTTAGTGTTCTATTTTTTGGAATCGGCTCTGCCTCTAAAATCGCCTTTGCAGCCTTATCCGGTTTTTTCCCTGTGGTGATCAACACAACCTGGGGGGTTCGTACGGTTAACCCGGAGTTTATCAAGGCTGCTAAATCTATGGGGGCCGGACCTCACCAGCTCTTTTTTAAAGTTATCTTTCCTGCCGCTCTTCCGACCATGATCTCAGGATTTCGGATCGGAATGGTTTTTGTCTTGCTGGCAGTCATAGGCGGAGAATTTATCAGTGCCAAAGCCGGGATCGGTTACAAAATTGCCCAGGCCTCGGACATGCTGGATACCCCTCTATTGTTCAGTTATATCTGGGTGGTTTTGATCCTGGCTGCAGGTATTAATATGCTATTATCCCTGATGGAGCGAAAATTCAATATCCCTTAG
- a CDS encoding PilZ domain-containing protein, with translation MPNPTPIQDKINTLKRMLDTQPEQLAQIRDSCAQLIAEIDKHLQTEKRQYARLDLILSVKYSLYGENETQAEQLGVIRDISLGGASIEMKEKPSPETPVVLNLLRNNGNPIQIKGRVVRVRDFKEGTWLVSVEFTEIEEKDLRAIFRFLAENYG, from the coding sequence ATGCCTAACCCAACCCCTATTCAAGATAAAATAAACACCCTCAAGCGTATGCTTGATACCCAGCCGGAACAACTGGCTCAAATTCGAGATTCGTGTGCGCAGCTTATAGCAGAAATTGATAAGCATCTTCAGACCGAAAAACGTCAGTATGCCCGATTGGATTTAATTTTATCGGTTAAATACTCCCTGTATGGGGAAAATGAAACCCAGGCCGAACAACTGGGAGTTATTCGAGATATCAGCCTGGGAGGCGCAAGTATTGAAATGAAGGAAAAGCCATCTCCAGAAACTCCCGTTGTCCTTAACCTCCTCCGGAATAATGGGAACCCCATTCAAATCAAAGGACGGGTGGTACGGGTGAGAGATTTTAAAGAAGGTACCTGGCTGGTCAGTGTGGAGTTTACCGAGATCGAAGAAAAAGATCTGAGAGCTATTTTCCGATTCCTGGCAGAGAATTACGGATAA
- a CDS encoding TatD family hydrolase — translation MLVDSHAHLDASQFDEDRDEVIQRARQDQVEWILTVGTNLVESRRAVEIALRYPQILAAVGVHPHEAKEVTEEVYTDLKNLSQSEKVVAIGEIGLDFYRQLSPPEIQEEVFRRQIQLARELHLPIIIHDREAHGETLQILRSEKASDVRGIFHCFSGDYQLAREAMDMGFYISISGIVTFHNAAWLRDVVKEIPLDNLLVETDCPYLAPVPKRGKRNEPAYVTYTAAKIAEIKNIEVEKVEEATSENFLKFFNLKI, via the coding sequence TTGCTTGTTGATTCCCATGCACATTTAGATGCTTCTCAATTCGATGAAGATCGAGATGAGGTTATCCAACGAGCCAGGCAGGATCAGGTTGAGTGGATTCTTACCGTTGGAACCAATCTGGTTGAAAGCCGGAGAGCTGTTGAGATTGCCCTCCGATACCCGCAGATTTTAGCAGCCGTAGGGGTCCATCCCCATGAGGCTAAAGAGGTAACCGAAGAGGTCTATACAGATTTAAAAAACCTTTCCCAGTCCGAGAAAGTTGTCGCCATCGGCGAAATCGGGTTAGATTTTTATCGGCAGCTATCCCCTCCGGAAATTCAAGAGGAGGTGTTTCGCCGACAAATTCAGCTCGCCCGAGAACTTCATCTACCGATAATTATTCATGATCGAGAGGCTCATGGAGAAACCCTCCAGATACTCCGATCTGAAAAAGCTTCGGATGTGCGAGGAATCTTCCATTGCTTTTCTGGAGATTATCAACTGGCCAGAGAGGCCATGGATATGGGATTTTATATCTCCATTTCGGGGATTGTAACCTTTCATAATGCAGCCTGGTTACGAGACGTTGTTAAGGAAATTCCTCTGGATAACCTTCTGGTTGAGACGGATTGTCCCTATTTGGCACCTGTCCCTAAGCGGGGAAAACGAAATGAACCCGCCTATGTCACCTATACGGCAGCTAAAATAGCAGAGATCAAAAATATCGAGGTCGAAAAGGTCGAAGAGGCCACCTCTGAAAATTTTTTAAAATTTTTTAACTTGAAAATATGA
- the gpmI gene encoding 2,3-bisphosphoglycerate-independent phosphoglycerate mutase, whose protein sequence is MSVKEIKLPYRPITLIILDGWGINPRTEGNAIAQARKPNWDELTARYPHTSLCASGECVGLPSGQMGNSEVGHTNIGAGRIVDQDLVRISKAIKSGEFFQNPVLLQAMSKAKLAQLHLMGLVSDGGVHSSIEHLFALLELARREKVEQVYIHAFLDGRDTPPTSGLGYIQQLEDFITRLGTGRIATVMGRYYAMDRDKRWDRTQKAYLAMVTGEAGTPDVPRYFATASEAVEYGYKHGETDEFLIPSVIGSMGKGGKPVAPMTLIRDRDVIVFFNFRADRARQLTRAFIQKDFSEFERKVHPELGMFVSMTLYDETFDIPVAFKPVELHKIMGELVSQAGLVQLRIAETEKYAHVTYFFNGGEEKLFPNEDRCLIPSQKVATYDLKPEMSAYEITQEVVRRINSGRYDFIVLNYANPDMVGHTGIMEAAVRAIEVTDDCIGRTTRATLQQGGITLITADHGNAEQMLDYETGQPHTAHTTNPVPFILVGEKYRGVSLAEEGILADVAPTLLEIMNFPQPPEMTGKSLIRR, encoded by the coding sequence GTGAGTGTAAAAGAAATCAAGCTACCCTATAGGCCCATTACCCTGATTATTCTGGATGGATGGGGAATTAATCCGAGGACAGAGGGAAATGCCATTGCCCAGGCTCGAAAACCTAACTGGGATGAATTAACAGCCCGCTATCCTCATACTTCTTTATGTGCTTCCGGGGAGTGCGTGGGGTTACCTTCAGGCCAGATGGGTAATTCAGAGGTTGGGCATACCAACATAGGGGCCGGTCGGATCGTGGATCAGGATTTGGTTCGAATCAGTAAGGCTATTAAAAGCGGTGAATTCTTTCAAAATCCGGTTTTACTTCAAGCCATGTCTAAAGCGAAGTTGGCTCAGCTTCACCTGATGGGATTAGTTTCCGATGGTGGAGTTCACAGTTCCATCGAGCACCTGTTTGCCTTACTTGAGTTAGCCAGGAGAGAAAAAGTCGAGCAGGTTTATATCCATGCTTTTTTAGACGGTCGGGATACTCCCCCAACGAGTGGATTGGGATATATTCAGCAGTTGGAGGATTTTATAACACGACTGGGGACAGGTCGGATAGCAACGGTCATGGGACGTTACTATGCCATGGATCGGGACAAGCGGTGGGATCGAACTCAAAAAGCATATCTGGCCATGGTTACCGGTGAAGCAGGAACTCCCGATGTTCCACGTTACTTTGCTACAGCTTCAGAAGCTGTAGAGTATGGCTACAAGCATGGTGAGACCGATGAGTTTCTCATTCCTTCTGTTATCGGCTCCATGGGGAAGGGGGGTAAACCGGTTGCTCCGATGACTCTGATTCGAGACCGGGACGTAATTGTTTTCTTCAACTTCCGTGCAGACCGTGCCCGTCAGCTCACCCGTGCATTTATTCAAAAGGACTTTTCAGAATTTGAACGTAAAGTCCATCCCGAGTTGGGTATGTTTGTTTCGATGACCCTGTATGATGAGACCTTTGATATTCCCGTAGCTTTCAAGCCGGTTGAACTGCACAAAATTATGGGAGAGCTGGTAAGTCAGGCTGGTCTTGTCCAACTCCGCATTGCAGAGACCGAGAAATACGCCCATGTCACCTATTTTTTTAACGGAGGAGAAGAAAAACTTTTTCCCAACGAAGATCGATGCTTGATCCCTTCTCAAAAGGTGGCTACCTATGACTTAAAACCGGAGATGAGTGCCTATGAAATAACCCAGGAGGTTGTCCGGAGAATTAACTCCGGTCGTTACGACTTTATTGTACTCAACTATGCGAATCCGGATATGGTAGGGCATACGGGAATTATGGAAGCTGCCGTTCGAGCCATTGAAGTGACCGATGATTGTATCGGAAGAACGACCCGGGCCACCCTTCAACAGGGGGGAATTACCTTAATTACCGCCGATCATGGTAATGCCGAACAGATGCTGGATTATGAAACCGGCCAGCCGCATACAGCCCATACCACCAATCCGGTTCCGTTCATTTTAGTTGGGGAGAAATATCGAGGGGTTTCTCTGGCAGAAGAAGGAATCCTGGCAGATGTAGCCCCCACCCTGTTAGAGATCATGAATTTCCCTCAACCACCGGAGATGACGGGGAAATCATTGATCAGAAGATAA
- the pyrB gene encoding aspartate carbamoyltransferase, with the protein MLTKENIKSPAEIPVLPEKIDGHFYGKDILSVEQFSRRDLEILFARAQEMKALKEQQGSIDLLHGKVLVNLFYEASTRTDAAFSIAMKRLGGEVHNIVGVQFSSVSKGETLADTVRVLATYADVIVLRHHEMGSALKAATYIRKLKLRTHQPPVPLINGGDGVGEHPTQAFLDAYTIEQKFGTLEGLTVAMVGDLKHGRTVHSLAKLLSLFKNVRLIFVSPDSLRMPRELLLELQRKGVSVSEADSLSKVAFEADVFYITRVQQERFSDPDLYHQVQGSYKVDAAFLEKIKENAIIMHPLPRVGEITEEVDESPHAVYFEQAENGMYIRMALLTSVLLKCY; encoded by the coding sequence ATGCTTACAAAGGAAAATATTAAATCTCCAGCGGAGATACCGGTATTACCGGAAAAAATAGATGGACACTTTTACGGAAAAGATATTCTCTCTGTTGAGCAATTCTCCCGAAGGGATTTAGAGATTCTGTTTGCCCGGGCGCAAGAAATGAAAGCGCTTAAAGAACAGCAAGGGTCTATCGACCTTTTACATGGGAAAGTCCTTGTTAACCTTTTTTATGAAGCAAGTACTCGAACAGATGCGGCTTTCAGCATAGCCATGAAACGACTGGGAGGAGAAGTTCATAATATTGTGGGAGTTCAGTTCTCCTCGGTATCCAAAGGCGAGACCCTGGCGGATACGGTTCGGGTTTTAGCAACTTATGCCGATGTGATTGTCTTGCGCCATCACGAAATGGGTTCTGCGCTCAAAGCGGCTACTTATATTCGGAAGTTAAAACTCCGGACCCATCAACCTCCGGTTCCCCTTATCAATGGAGGAGATGGCGTCGGTGAGCATCCAACCCAGGCGTTTTTAGATGCCTATACCATTGAGCAAAAGTTTGGAACCCTCGAAGGCCTCACCGTGGCTATGGTCGGTGACCTGAAACATGGCCGTACGGTTCATTCCCTGGCGAAACTTTTATCTCTTTTCAAAAATGTCCGCCTTATTTTCGTCTCTCCGGATAGCCTGCGGATGCCAAGAGAGTTGTTACTGGAATTACAAAGAAAGGGGGTTTCGGTTTCTGAAGCAGATTCGCTCTCAAAGGTTGCCTTTGAAGCCGATGTGTTTTATATCACGCGGGTTCAACAGGAACGGTTCAGTGATCCAGATCTGTACCATCAGGTACAAGGTTCTTACAAGGTGGATGCAGCCTTTCTGGAGAAAATAAAAGAAAACGCCATTATTATGCACCCACTTCCCCGGGTTGGTGAAATCACGGAAGAGGTCGATGAGAGTCCCCATGCAGTGTATTTTGAACAGGCTGAAAATGGAATGTACATCCGAATGGCTTTGTTAACCAGTGTATTACTTAAATGCTATTAG
- a CDS encoding cysteine synthase family protein: MKVALSALDLIGRTPLVALDRLTEGLNGRVLAKVEYYNPGGSIKDRIALRMIEDAEKKGLLKKGGTVVELTSGNTGIGLAIVCAVKGYRMIAVMSEGNSVERRRMLEAFGAEVVLVPQVGGHRPGQVSKEDLEAVDRKTAELVKELNAFRPDQFNNPSNVEAHEFTTGEEIWEQTEGKVDIFVAIVGTGGTFVGVSRALKKHNPKIKAYAVEPANTPFIAGKEIKTTKHKLQGAGYALIPPLWQPELCDGFLTATDEEAITTARLLGTREGICAGFSSGANVACALKLAREVEKGTTIVTILCDTGLKYLSTDLYPD; this comes from the coding sequence ATGAAGGTGGCTTTAAGTGCACTCGATCTCATCGGCCGTACCCCTCTTGTGGCTTTGGATAGGCTTACAGAAGGTTTGAATGGGCGCGTATTAGCTAAGGTCGAGTACTATAATCCCGGAGGGAGTATAAAGGATCGGATTGCCCTTCGGATGATCGAAGATGCCGAAAAGAAAGGATTATTAAAAAAAGGGGGTACAGTAGTGGAATTAACCAGTGGAAATACCGGAATCGGTTTGGCTATCGTTTGTGCCGTAAAAGGGTACCGGATGATCGCAGTTATGTCCGAGGGGAACAGTGTAGAACGCCGACGCATGCTGGAAGCCTTCGGAGCTGAAGTGGTTTTGGTTCCCCAGGTCGGTGGCCATCGACCCGGTCAGGTTTCTAAAGAAGACCTGGAAGCTGTGGATAGAAAAACGGCCGAGCTGGTTAAAGAACTTAATGCCTTTCGTCCCGATCAATTTAACAATCCAAGCAATGTAGAAGCCCACGAGTTTACCACCGGGGAAGAAATTTGGGAACAAACGGAAGGAAAGGTAGATATCTTCGTAGCCATTGTAGGAACAGGTGGGACCTTTGTGGGAGTCTCTCGCGCTTTAAAGAAACATAATCCAAAGATTAAAGCTTACGCCGTAGAACCGGCCAATACCCCTTTCATAGCCGGAAAGGAAATCAAAACCACCAAACATAAACTTCAAGGTGCCGGCTATGCCTTGATCCCTCCCCTCTGGCAACCCGAACTTTGCGATGGGTTCCTTACAGCAACCGACGAGGAAGCCATCACAACTGCCAGATTATTGGGTACTCGAGAAGGAATCTGTGCAGGATTTTCTTCCGGAGCCAATGTGGCCTGCGCCCTTAAATTGGCCAGGGAAGTCGAAAAAGGAACTACCATTGTAACAATTTTATGTGATACCGGATTAAAGTATTTAAGCACGGACTTATATCCTGATTGA
- a CDS encoding competence/damage-inducible protein A — translation MKKTGKSAGILIIGNEILSGKTVDSNSPYLCRELRKLGVEVKKISVIPDDLDAIAREVSLFSQSYDLVFTSGGVGPTHDDVTMEGIARGLGRKVVLHPELEKLVKDFYGTDMNPAKLRMAEVPEGTQLIKDEGLIFPVVTVENIYIFPGIPEILRKKFEAIKKQFLDEPFFMKQVFVNQWEVDIAHHLNRLLEAFPQLLLGSYPELNNAEYKVKLTLESKDKSYLEQAFRQLVTLLPADAIVRVEGFP, via the coding sequence ATGAAAAAAACGGGAAAAAGTGCCGGTATCCTTATCATAGGAAATGAAATCCTCTCAGGTAAAACGGTAGATTCCAATTCGCCTTATTTATGTCGTGAGCTTCGGAAGCTGGGAGTTGAGGTAAAAAAGATTTCGGTTATTCCTGATGACCTGGACGCTATTGCTAGAGAGGTTTCCCTTTTCTCTCAATCATACGACCTGGTTTTTACGTCTGGGGGGGTAGGTCCAACCCATGATGATGTAACCATGGAAGGAATTGCTCGAGGGTTAGGAAGAAAAGTGGTGTTGCATCCGGAATTGGAAAAGCTGGTAAAGGACTTCTATGGGACCGACATGAACCCGGCTAAACTGAGGATGGCAGAGGTACCTGAAGGTACCCAACTTATTAAAGATGAAGGGCTCATTTTTCCGGTTGTAACCGTAGAGAACATTTATATCTTCCCGGGAATCCCGGAAATTCTTAGAAAAAAGTTTGAAGCCATTAAAAAGCAGTTTCTGGATGAACCCTTTTTCATGAAACAGGTTTTTGTGAATCAATGGGAAGTCGATATCGCCCATCATCTGAATCGTTTATTAGAAGCTTTCCCCCAGCTCTTATTGGGTTCTTATCCTGAGTTAAATAATGCTGAGTATAAGGTCAAGTTAACTTTAGAATCTAAAGATAAGAGTTATCTTGAACAGGCCTTTCGTCAACTCGTTACACTTTTACCGGCAGATGCTATTGTGCGAGTTGAAGGGTTTCCCTGA
- a CDS encoding ABC transporter permease, whose product MPKKWIFTLRMLVIGTGLLAWELTCRAGYIDRLFLVPPSEILQKTWVLLARSDIHAAFAITAYEIVVAFALAAGIAIPMGLLIGLKNKIYQFFSPIILILFAIPQVTIYYLFVLWFGIGAASKIAFGFTHGFFPIILNTMAGVRGVDPSLLLASRSMGASRLQLFSKVIVPWMLPTLITGLRLGMNFTLLGVFLAELVVSQKGLGTLIIVLTSSFETASLYSLVGLICVLAIVINESLRMLEKRLGRWRPEKVAV is encoded by the coding sequence TTGCCGAAAAAATGGATTTTTACCCTGCGAATGCTGGTAATAGGCACCGGTTTACTGGCCTGGGAACTGACCTGCAGAGCAGGGTATATCGATCGATTATTTCTGGTACCCCCCAGTGAGATTTTGCAGAAGACCTGGGTTCTGCTCGCGAGATCAGATATTCATGCAGCCTTTGCCATCACGGCTTATGAAATTGTGGTGGCTTTTGCATTGGCAGCCGGCATAGCCATACCTATGGGCCTTCTGATCGGACTTAAAAATAAAATTTACCAGTTTTTTAGTCCGATTATTCTGATCCTTTTCGCCATTCCCCAGGTAACTATTTACTATCTCTTTGTCCTCTGGTTTGGTATTGGAGCAGCCTCTAAAATTGCGTTTGGATTTACCCATGGATTTTTTCCCATTATACTGAATACCATGGCCGGTGTTCGAGGGGTTGATCCATCGCTTCTCCTGGCCAGTCGATCCATGGGTGCCAGTCGGCTTCAACTTTTCAGTAAAGTGATAGTTCCATGGATGCTCCCAACCCTGATCACCGGGCTCCGATTGGGGATGAACTTTACCCTTCTAGGGGTATTCCTGGCAGAACTGGTAGTTTCTCAAAAAGGTCTCGGGACTTTAATCATTGTTCTTACCAGCAGTTTTGAAACGGCAAGTTTGTATAGCCTGGTAGGTCTTATCTGTGTATTGGCCATTGTAATAAACGAAAGTCTCCGGATGTTAGAAAAACGTCTGGGTCGGTGGCGACCTGAGAAGGTCGCTGTGTGA